GACTTTGCTTATCGAATGGCGGCTAACGGTTTGCGTTAGCCGCTGGTGGGCGGGACGAGACAAAACTCCGAGAGCAGGAAAAAGCCCAAAGGTAGAAAAAGGCTTGTAAGTCGCGGCGAATCCCACCAGTCGGCTGCACGCTTTGTTGGCACGCTTTTGGCATTAAGACTCACTTGCATTTTGAACAGACTCAACCGTTTCGGCTTTCTTAATTTGTTCATCTTGCCACTGTGCGTAAGACTCGCCAGTGTCCTTCACTTTCCAATGTTGTCTACCATTTAGCGAAGCCCCACCTACAATATTTGCGGCTGTACTTGGACTTTGAAACGGCACATTTTGAGCGAACACCCAATAATCGGGATTTTGACTATCTACAAGTTTACCTTCCCTTTGCAATTTCTCACGGATTTGAATATAAGATTCTGCAAGGCTATTTGTATGCGCTTTTCTAGCCGTTGAGCCTTCAAAAACTATAAACTCACCATTTACTTCTTGGGCTTCGGCATTCGAGCCAGCGTAATTGAAATGGAAAACAGGAGATACAGAATCGGGACTTTCTGAGTTTTGAACAATATTGATTTTTGGAAGTGGTACAGCAAATGTAAAACCCAAAACGGGCAATATCATTTGAATTTGAGCCAAAAAATATTCCATATCCGCAATATCTGGTTCGGGCAAACTTGTAATTTCTGGATTTGTGCCGTTGATAACCTGCGCCCGTTGTGCTTGAC
The nucleotide sequence above comes from Candidatus Paceibacterota bacterium. Encoded proteins:
- a CDS encoding GIY-YIG nuclease family protein, whose translation is MKGRTVKIYLVDGIPSGVMTAEIMNWTGKFTVAPRTQLADLAQRDELKRTGVYILAGQNPKDPSQEMVYIGESDNIWKRLIQHNSDSSKDFWGKTIIITSKDENLTKAHGRYLESRLIQIASQAQRAQVINGTNPEITSLPEPDIADMEYFLAQIQMILPVLGFTFAVPLPKINIVQNSESPDSVSPVFHFNYAGSNAEAQEVNGEFIVFEGSTARKAHTNSLAESYIQIREKLQREGKLVDSQNPDYWVFAQNVPFQSPSTAANIVGGASLNGRQHWKVKDTGESYAQWQDEQIKKAETVESVQNASES